In a genomic window of Pseudomonas putida:
- a CDS encoding YfaP family protein, with protein sequence MTFSDPRVLLLLCAFAALSPVMAADSVKLDTPVGGWRTGMPEGEGENFRQAVNYPASSVNTPAGQANTARIAGQIKATPKSNEPGRLIVNGVSMPLKIDPAGRFDRPFSFPNGSNSVEVRSPDGQQRRRTQFLNASGGATPAKLRVLLAWDSDGTDLDLHLITPDGAHIWYGDRVAPNGAALDVDVTTGYGPEIFAMPAPIKGQYLVYVNYFGGGYRSDEEGQEEAVQPLTTAQVTVITEEGTPSEKMETFVVPMRAVGELTLVKGFSYP encoded by the coding sequence ATGACATTCTCTGATCCACGGGTCTTGCTGTTGCTTTGCGCGTTCGCCGCACTTTCGCCGGTGATGGCTGCCGACAGCGTCAAACTCGACACGCCCGTCGGTGGCTGGCGCACCGGTATGCCCGAAGGCGAGGGCGAAAACTTTCGTCAGGCCGTCAACTACCCGGCCTCCTCGGTGAACACCCCGGCGGGACAGGCCAACACCGCGCGGATTGCCGGGCAAATCAAGGCCACTCCCAAATCGAACGAGCCCGGCCGACTGATCGTCAACGGCGTCAGCATGCCCCTGAAAATCGACCCCGCCGGCCGCTTCGATCGCCCGTTCTCCTTCCCCAATGGCAGCAACAGCGTCGAAGTCCGCAGCCCCGACGGCCAGCAACGGCGTCGCACGCAATTTCTCAATGCCAGCGGCGGCGCCACCCCCGCCAAGCTCCGGGTACTACTGGCCTGGGACAGCGACGGCACCGACCTGGACCTGCACCTCATCACTCCAGACGGTGCCCACATCTGGTACGGCGACCGCGTAGCACCCAACGGCGCGGCCCTCGACGTCGACGTCACCACCGGCTACGGCCCGGAAATCTTCGCTATGCCCGCGCCGATCAAGGGGCAGTATCTGGTGTATGTGAATTATTTCGGAGGTGGGTATCGCAGTGATGAAGAGGGGCAGGAGGAGGCGGTTCAGCCGCTGACTACGGCACAGGTGACGGTGATAACGGAAGAGGGGACGCCGAGCGAGAAGATGGAAACGTTCGTGGTGCCGATGCGGGCGGTGGGGGAGTTGACGTTGGTTAAGGGGTTTAGTTATCCGTGA
- a CDS encoding ethanolamine ammonia-lyase subunit EutB, with amino-acid sequence MAVFAHSVGAQTYRFESLKEVMAKASPARSGDFLAGVAALNDGERVAAQMALADIPLSHFLQEVLIPYEADEVTRLIIDTHDKQAFAIVSHLTVGGFRDWLLSDAADEQTLRALAPGLTPEMAAAVSKIMRVQDLVLVAQKIRVVTQFRGTLGLRGRLSTRLQPNHPTDEPAGIAASILDGLLHGNGDAMIGINPATDSIASICAMLEMLDAIIQRYEIPTQACVLTHVTTSIEAVNRGVPLDLVFQSIAGTEAANASFGINLNVLKEGYDAGLSLNRGTLGQNLMYFETGQGSALSANAHHGIDQQTCETRAYAVARHFNPFLVNTVVGFIGPEYLYNGKQIIRAGLEDHFCGKLLGVPMGCDICYTNHAEADQDDMDTLLTLLGVAGINFIMGIPGSDDIMLNYQTTSFHDALYARQTLGLKPAPEFEAWLAKMGIFTQADGKVLFGNSLPPAFRHALAQLG; translated from the coding sequence ATGGCCGTATTCGCCCATTCCGTCGGCGCCCAGACCTATCGCTTCGAAAGCCTCAAGGAAGTGATGGCCAAGGCAAGTCCGGCGCGTTCCGGGGACTTCCTGGCCGGTGTGGCCGCCCTCAATGATGGCGAACGCGTGGCCGCCCAGATGGCGCTGGCCGACATTCCACTGAGCCACTTCCTACAGGAAGTACTGATTCCCTATGAAGCCGATGAAGTCACCCGGCTGATCATTGACACCCACGACAAGCAGGCGTTTGCCATCGTCAGTCACCTAACCGTCGGTGGTTTCCGCGACTGGCTGCTCAGCGATGCCGCCGATGAACAGACCCTGCGTGCGCTCGCCCCCGGCCTGACCCCGGAAATGGCGGCCGCCGTCTCGAAAATCATGCGCGTGCAGGATCTGGTCCTGGTGGCGCAGAAAATCCGCGTGGTCACCCAATTTCGCGGCACCCTCGGCTTGCGCGGGCGCCTGTCCACTCGCCTGCAGCCCAATCACCCGACCGACGAGCCGGCCGGTATCGCCGCGAGCATTCTCGACGGACTGCTGCACGGCAATGGCGATGCCATGATCGGTATCAACCCGGCCACCGACAGCATCGCCTCGATCTGCGCCATGCTGGAAATGCTCGACGCCATCATTCAGCGTTACGAGATTCCCACCCAAGCCTGCGTACTGACCCACGTTACTACCTCGATCGAAGCGGTGAACCGCGGCGTACCCCTGGATCTGGTATTCCAGTCGATTGCCGGCACCGAGGCGGCCAACGCCAGCTTCGGTATCAATCTGAACGTATTGAAGGAAGGTTACGACGCGGGTCTAAGCCTCAATCGCGGCACGCTGGGGCAGAACCTGATGTATTTCGAAACTGGCCAGGGCAGTGCCCTGTCGGCCAACGCCCACCACGGCATCGATCAGCAGACCTGTGAAACCCGAGCCTACGCCGTAGCGCGACATTTCAACCCGTTTCTGGTGAACACCGTCGTAGGATTCATCGGTCCCGAATACCTCTACAACGGCAAGCAGATCATCCGCGCCGGCCTCGAAGACCACTTCTGCGGCAAACTGCTTGGCGTGCCGATGGGCTGTGACATCTGCTACACCAACCATGCCGAGGCCGACCAGGATGACATGGACACCCTGCTGACCCTGCTGGGCGTGGCCGGGATCAACTTCATCATGGGCATCCCCGGCTCTGACGACATCATGCTCAACTACCAGACCACGTCCTTCCACGATGCGCTCTATGCCCGGCAGACTCTGGGACTCAAGCCGGCGCCGGAATTCGAGGCGTGGCTGGCGAAAATGGGCATTTTTACCCAGGCGGACGGCAAGGTGCTGTTCGGCAACAGCCTGCCTCCGGCCTTTCGCCATGCTTTGGCGCAATTGGGATGA
- a CDS encoding GNAT family N-acetyltransferase: MRIIQATLEHLDLLTPLFVKYREFYGSLPYPDSSRAFLEKRLRRKESVIYLALSDEDDNKLMGFCQLYPSFSSLSLKRVWILNDIYVAEDARRQLVADHLIRTAKKMAKETNAVRMRVSTSSNNAVAQKTYESIGFREDTEFKNYVLPISDEL, translated from the coding sequence ATGCGGATTATTCAAGCGACCCTCGAACACCTGGATCTGCTGACCCCGTTGTTCGTCAAATATCGCGAGTTTTATGGCTCCCTGCCGTATCCGGACTCGTCCCGGGCTTTCCTCGAGAAACGCCTGCGCCGTAAGGAATCGGTCATCTACCTGGCTCTGTCCGATGAGGACGACAACAAACTGATGGGTTTCTGTCAGTTGTATCCAAGCTTCTCTTCGCTTTCCCTCAAGCGCGTCTGGATCCTCAATGACATTTACGTCGCCGAGGATGCCCGTCGCCAGTTGGTGGCGGATCATCTGATTCGTACCGCGAAGAAAATGGCCAAGGAAACCAATGCCGTGCGCATGCGAGTTTCCACCAGCAGCAACAATGCCGTGGCGCAGAAAACCTATGAATCCATCGGATTCAGGGAAGACACCGAGTTCAAGAACTACGTGCTGCCGATCAGCGACGAGCTTTAA
- a CDS encoding OmpA family protein yields MRRAISLSLLASTIALTSCSSTQMDTLGREHGTAVLCGVGLLGGALLGAAINGKNGALAGAALGTAAGCYAGSVWQSRMQALDRIAKEEGLKLTSTPLQVANGAPGVKPIEAGLVTQVESESMFDTGSDQLTAAGVRAVSKLATEYSKSDGSATSAQRRFLVVGHTDATGTAQVNQSLSERRARTVGRLLRDAGIPASAIYYQGAGAARPIADNTDPLQRGRNRRVEIVETTSEDVLIKRIVSEQNNARYLAYGTTSERKPAPVTSSTQAKPKPASPVKASTATPDAVSKGSSALVDFGGSPATSDQLGYSLKPMADGISLISSARAAEPPMRTCQADKPRDSGTALNLATDQPLSQHATREYLPGYNNRVWANTVNGNLVTISPVSILREGAAVGTQPFIQIVSGYQTAKKKNLDKLNAVANTYEGQDEVLYRVFVTEDNAAVSCMDIVFSKGNAQATQGALYYPDNGQSYTARFVPIRS; encoded by the coding sequence ATGCGCCGAGCCATCTCGTTGTCTCTGCTCGCGTCGACGATTGCCCTCACCAGTTGCTCCAGTACCCAGATGGATACCCTCGGTCGTGAGCATGGCACCGCTGTGCTCTGCGGCGTCGGCCTGCTCGGCGGGGCCCTGCTGGGCGCCGCCATCAATGGCAAAAATGGTGCCCTGGCCGGCGCAGCCTTGGGCACTGCCGCAGGCTGCTATGCCGGATCGGTCTGGCAATCACGCATGCAAGCACTTGATCGCATTGCCAAGGAAGAAGGCCTGAAGTTGACCTCTACACCACTGCAAGTTGCCAATGGTGCGCCCGGGGTCAAACCCATCGAAGCCGGATTGGTAACCCAGGTCGAGAGCGAAAGCATGTTCGACACCGGTTCCGATCAGCTCACTGCTGCTGGTGTACGTGCCGTGAGCAAGTTGGCGACCGAATACTCGAAGAGTGACGGCAGTGCGACCAGCGCCCAACGCCGCTTCCTGGTAGTCGGCCATACCGATGCCACTGGAACCGCTCAGGTCAACCAGAGCCTGTCCGAACGCCGCGCACGCACTGTGGGCCGTTTGTTGCGTGACGCGGGTATCCCCGCCAGTGCTATCTATTATCAGGGTGCCGGGGCGGCTCGACCTATCGCCGACAACACCGATCCCTTGCAGCGCGGCCGCAATCGCCGTGTCGAAATCGTTGAGACCACCAGCGAAGACGTGCTGATCAAACGCATCGTCTCCGAGCAGAACAACGCTCGCTACCTGGCCTATGGCACGACCAGCGAGCGCAAGCCGGCACCTGTCACCAGCTCGACACAAGCCAAGCCCAAACCCGCCAGCCCGGTAAAAGCCAGCACCGCAACACCCGACGCGGTGAGCAAAGGTTCATCCGCACTGGTGGATTTCGGTGGCAGCCCGGCCACCAGCGACCAACTCGGTTATAGCCTCAAACCCATGGCTGACGGTATCAGCCTGATTTCCTCCGCCCGGGCGGCCGAACCGCCGATGCGTACCTGCCAGGCGGACAAGCCCCGCGACAGCGGTACCGCGCTCAATCTGGCAACCGATCAGCCGCTGAGCCAGCACGCCACCCGTGAATATTTGCCGGGTTACAACAATCGCGTCTGGGCCAATACGGTCAACGGAAATCTGGTGACCATTTCCCCAGTATCCATCCTGCGCGAAGGCGCAGCAGTGGGGACGCAGCCCTTCATTCAGATCGTGAGTGGCTATCAGACCGCGAAGAAAAAGAATCTGGACAAGCTCAACGCCGTCGCCAACACCTATGAAGGCCAGGATGAAGTGCTCTACCGCGTGTTCGTCACCGAGGACAACGCTGCGGTCAGTTGCATGGACATTGTCTTCAGTAAAGGCAATGCCCAGGCCACCCAGGGCGCGCTCTACTACCCCGACAACGGCCAAAGCTATACCGCTCGTTTCGTCCCTATCCGCAGTTGA
- a CDS encoding zinc-dependent peptidase: MWSLSTWRRRRTLAKHPIADDMWQRVRQHLSFLDGISAAEDRWLREACVLFLEDKHLTALPGVELHQEQRLLLAAQAQLPLLHLGDLNWYQGFHEIILYPDDFLSPQRHRDASGVEHEWDGEHSGEAWQQGPIILAWPGVMASGGWEGYNLVIHELAHKLDMLNGNANGLPPLHADMRVSDWARVMQEAYDDLDRQLERNPDAETAIDPYAAENPAEFFAVTSEYFFSAPDLLHEAYPQVYEQLKLFYRQDPLARLRQLLADDPVYRAHD; this comes from the coding sequence ATGTGGTCGCTTAGCACCTGGCGACGCCGGCGCACCCTGGCCAAGCACCCGATTGCCGATGACATGTGGCAACGGGTGCGCCAACACCTGAGCTTTCTCGACGGCATCAGCGCCGCCGAAGACCGATGGCTGCGCGAAGCCTGCGTGCTGTTTCTGGAAGATAAACACCTGACCGCCCTGCCCGGTGTCGAACTGCATCAGGAACAACGCCTGCTTCTCGCCGCCCAGGCGCAATTGCCCTTGCTGCACCTGGGTGACCTGAACTGGTATCAGGGCTTCCACGAAATCATTCTCTACCCCGACGATTTCCTCAGCCCCCAGCGCCATCGTGACGCCAGCGGTGTCGAACACGAATGGGATGGCGAGCACAGTGGCGAGGCCTGGCAACAGGGCCCGATCATCCTCGCCTGGCCCGGCGTGATGGCCAGTGGTGGCTGGGAAGGCTACAACCTGGTGATCCACGAACTGGCGCACAAACTCGACATGCTCAATGGCAATGCCAACGGTTTGCCGCCGCTGCACGCCGATATGCGGGTCAGCGACTGGGCCAGGGTCATGCAGGAGGCTTACGACGATCTCGACCGGCAACTGGAACGCAATCCCGACGCCGAAACCGCCATCGATCCTTATGCCGCGGAAAACCCCGCCGAGTTCTTCGCCGTCACCAGCGAATACTTCTTCAGCGCCCCGGATCTGCTGCACGAGGCGTATCCGCAGGTGTATGAACAGCTGAAACTGTTCTATCGCCAGGACCCGCTGGCCAGGCTCAGGCAACTTCTCGCCGACGACCCTGTCTATCGGGCGCACGACTGA
- a CDS encoding DedA family protein yields the protein MDFNPIDIVLHLDVYLDMLVTNYGAWIYAILFMVIFCETGLVVMPFLPGDSLLFIAGAVAAGGGMDPVLLGGLLMLAAILGDSTNYIIGRTAGEKLFSNPDSKIFRRDYLQQTHDFYDKHGGKTVTLARFLPIIRTFAPFVAGVGKMPYPRFFAFSVLGTILWVGGLVTLGYFFGAVPFIKSNLSLLVVGIILLSLVPMIIGVVRSRFGGSNSKAETH from the coding sequence ATGGATTTCAACCCGATCGATATTGTCCTGCATCTCGACGTCTACCTCGACATGCTCGTAACCAATTACGGGGCATGGATCTACGCCATCCTGTTTATGGTGATCTTCTGTGAAACCGGCCTGGTGGTCATGCCCTTCCTGCCGGGCGACTCCCTGCTGTTCATCGCCGGTGCCGTGGCGGCCGGTGGCGGCATGGACCCGGTATTGCTGGGTGGCCTGCTGATGCTGGCGGCGATCTTGGGTGACAGTACCAACTACATCATCGGACGAACGGCGGGTGAAAAACTGTTCAGCAATCCGGACTCGAAGATCTTCCGTCGCGACTACCTGCAACAAACCCACGATTTCTATGACAAGCATGGCGGCAAAACCGTGACCCTGGCGCGCTTTCTGCCGATCATTCGCACCTTTGCACCGTTCGTCGCCGGCGTGGGGAAAATGCCTTATCCGCGCTTCTTCGCCTTCAGCGTACTGGGCACCATCCTCTGGGTCGGTGGTCTGGTTACCCTCGGCTACTTCTTCGGCGCCGTGCCGTTCATCAAGTCCAATCTGTCCCTGCTGGTGGTTGGCATCATCCTGTTGTCGCTGGTGCCGATGATCATCGGCGTGGTGCGCAGCCGTTTCGGCGGATCGAACTCCAAAGCCGAAACGCACTGA
- the eutC gene encoding ethanolamine ammonia-lyase subunit EutC, which translates to MEKLPFDPHNPWQELRRLTPARIALGRTGTSMPTRAQLDFQYAHAQARDAVHLPFDHASLRSQLAERGQDSLLLHSAAPDRNSYLQRPDLGRKLSADSAQVLRDYASAHPGGVDLVIVVADGLSALAVHRHTLPFLARMEEHIRAENWTVAPIALVEQGRVAVADEIGELLGARMTVILIGERPGLSSPDSLGLYFTYNPKVGLTDAYRNCISNVRLEGLSYGMAAHRLLYLMREACRRQLSGVNLKDEAQIHTLEEDSGSDMKGNFLLSSPQA; encoded by the coding sequence ATGGAAAAACTACCCTTCGACCCGCACAACCCCTGGCAGGAATTGCGGCGCCTGACCCCGGCGAGAATCGCCCTGGGCCGCACCGGCACCAGCATGCCGACCCGCGCCCAGCTGGACTTTCAGTACGCCCATGCCCAGGCGCGGGATGCGGTGCATCTGCCGTTCGACCATGCCAGCCTGCGCTCGCAGCTGGCTGAACGCGGACAGGACAGCCTGTTGCTGCATAGCGCAGCACCAGACCGAAACAGCTATTTGCAGCGCCCCGATCTGGGGCGCAAGTTGAGTGCCGACTCCGCACAGGTGCTGCGCGATTACGCTTCGGCCCACCCAGGCGGCGTCGATCTGGTCATCGTGGTTGCCGATGGTTTGTCAGCCTTGGCGGTTCACCGGCATACCCTGCCATTTCTGGCGCGCATGGAAGAACACATCCGCGCTGAGAACTGGACCGTTGCTCCGATTGCCCTGGTGGAACAGGGTCGCGTCGCCGTCGCCGACGAAATCGGCGAACTGCTGGGGGCCAGAATGACGGTGATCCTGATTGGCGAACGCCCTGGCCTGAGCTCTCCGGACAGCCTGGGGTTGTATTTCACCTACAACCCCAAGGTCGGCCTGACGGACGCCTACCGCAATTGCATCTCCAATGTGCGCCTGGAAGGCTTGAGTTACGGCATGGCGGCACACCGCTTGCTTTATCTGATGCGCGAAGCCTGTCGACGGCAGCTGTCGGGGGTCAATCTGAAGGACGAAGCGCAAATTCACACGCTGGAGGAAGATTCGGGTTCGGACATGAAAGGCAATTTCCTGCTCAGCTCGCCGCAGGCCTGA
- a CDS encoding DUF2300 domain-containing protein, with product MWRLLVCLACLMPALTMAQGEPLRLAFKGELLSLNRTQLLSREPLPDTLQTPLGSVWKLFVYAWLVDTGARESAYECRGQSKEEVYCCTAGGKVEREQALVKSCGLYFEPARLGISAVDWRAYWQAREAPPWLLNLPSLQPATRVPVAELMRMLAVLPAQDQARRVLLDVVLNAADGNVVGELGSRLRVKTWSWLDERDAASRQGGFAGWTVDGTPIWAGGRGTSQRVLRDYAAALATVVPVQWPVDAGRCVEVGLFSRYPLKRVLSGSSEVASGPLRGDYRVEFTNGNQLDIHSDGELFLDKDKLVARLDREEYVARVLQREATPEPAEAAKALAVAIRTYLLQNATRNGDCLSIDDSSLRQRVAPRPASEEARNIAAWTSDLVLAGSNVTYHSDQPGPDKLSWQQAVEQASAGQRYDAILLHAYPRASLSRWDNPVASCETLPAAQDWLQKQRRSWRPTLESETGYNEVSTFAVCRLAFGRPYVDRERQRIYVRGVLSLQDRLDLTHEYLHLAFEAHPNGQDETYIEGLARHLLLE from the coding sequence ATGTGGCGGCTTCTGGTTTGTCTGGCGTGCTTGATGCCTGCGCTGACGATGGCGCAGGGCGAACCGCTGCGCCTGGCGTTCAAGGGCGAGTTGCTGTCCTTGAACCGGACGCAGCTGCTGTCCCGCGAGCCGTTGCCGGATACCTTGCAAACGCCGCTGGGCAGTGTGTGGAAACTGTTCGTCTATGCCTGGCTGGTGGATACCGGGGCGCGGGAGTCGGCCTATGAATGTCGCGGGCAGTCGAAAGAGGAAGTGTATTGCTGCACTGCGGGTGGCAAGGTCGAGCGCGAACAGGCGTTGGTGAAGTCTTGCGGACTGTATTTCGAACCGGCGCGTTTGGGGATATCCGCTGTTGACTGGCGAGCTTATTGGCAAGCGCGAGAGGCGCCGCCGTGGTTGCTGAACTTGCCTTCGTTGCAGCCAGCGACTCGTGTCCCCGTCGCTGAATTGATGCGCATGTTGGCGGTGCTGCCGGCGCAGGATCAGGCCCGGCGCGTGCTGCTCGATGTGGTGTTGAATGCGGCTGACGGCAATGTCGTGGGTGAACTCGGCAGCCGGTTGCGGGTGAAAACCTGGAGCTGGCTGGACGAGCGGGACGCTGCATCGCGTCAGGGTGGATTCGCCGGGTGGACGGTGGATGGCACGCCGATCTGGGCCGGTGGGCGCGGGACCAGTCAGCGGGTTTTGCGTGATTACGCGGCGGCGCTGGCGACGGTCGTGCCTGTTCAATGGCCAGTCGATGCGGGGCGTTGTGTCGAGGTCGGTCTGTTCTCCCGCTATCCGCTCAAGCGTGTGCTGTCGGGCAGTAGCGAAGTGGCTTCGGGGCCGTTGCGCGGTGACTATCGCGTGGAGTTCACCAACGGTAATCAGCTCGATATCCACAGTGACGGCGAGTTGTTTTTAGACAAGGACAAGCTCGTCGCCCGCCTGGATCGTGAAGAGTACGTCGCCCGTGTACTGCAACGCGAAGCCACACCTGAGCCCGCCGAAGCCGCCAAGGCCCTGGCCGTGGCGATCCGTACCTATCTGCTGCAAAACGCCACGCGCAACGGTGATTGCCTGAGCATCGACGACAGCAGCCTGCGCCAGCGTGTCGCCCCGCGTCCGGCCTCTGAGGAAGCGCGAAACATCGCCGCATGGACCAGTGATCTGGTACTGGCCGGCAGCAACGTCACCTACCACTCAGATCAACCCGGCCCGGACAAGCTGTCCTGGCAGCAAGCCGTCGAGCAGGCCAGTGCCGGTCAACGCTACGACGCCATCCTGCTGCACGCCTACCCACGTGCCAGCCTGAGCCGCTGGGACAATCCGGTGGCCTCCTGCGAAACATTGCCCGCCGCACAGGACTGGCTGCAGAAGCAACGTCGTAGCTGGCGTCCGACACTGGAAAGCGAAACCGGCTACAACGAAGTCAGCACTTTCGCCGTCTGCCGCCTGGCGTTTGGCCGGCCCTATGTCGACCGCGAACGCCAGCGCATCTATGTGCGTGGCGTGCTGTCGTTGCAGGACCGCCTCGACCTGACCCACGAATACCTGCACCTGGCGTTTGAAGCCCACCCCAACGGCCAGGATGAAACCTACATCGAAGGCCTCGCACGCCATCTATTGCTGGAATAG
- the ppa gene encoding inorganic diphosphatase, which translates to MSYSKIPAGKDLPNDIYVAIEIPANHAPIKYEIDKDSDCLFVDRFMATPMFYPANYGYIPNTLADDGDPLDVLVVTPYPVAPGSVIRARPVGILNMTDDGGGDAKVVAVPHDKLSQLYVDVKEYTDLPPLLIQQIEHFFANYKDLEKGKWVKIEGWDGADAARAAITKSVAAYKG; encoded by the coding sequence ATGAGCTACAGCAAGATTCCGGCTGGCAAAGACCTGCCGAACGACATCTACGTCGCGATCGAGATTCCGGCCAACCACGCGCCGATCAAATACGAAATCGACAAAGACAGCGATTGCCTGTTCGTTGACCGTTTCATGGCCACCCCAATGTTCTACCCGGCCAACTACGGTTACATCCCGAACACGCTGGCTGACGACGGTGACCCCCTCGACGTGCTGGTTGTGACCCCTTACCCGGTTGCTCCAGGCTCCGTGATCCGCGCGCGTCCAGTCGGCATCCTGAACATGACCGACGATGGCGGCGGCGATGCCAAAGTGGTTGCTGTTCCACACGACAAGCTGTCCCAGCTGTACGTCGATGTGAAGGAATACACCGACCTGCCACCGCTGCTGATCCAGCAGATCGAGCACTTCTTCGCGAACTACAAGGATCTCGAAAAAGGCAAGTGGGTGAAGATCGAAGGTTGGGACGGCGCAGACGCCGCCCGTGCTGCGATCACCAAGTCGGTTGCGGCCTATAAAGGCTAA
- a CDS encoding LexA family transcriptional regulator → MKKNTSGPRFKALLGMANITTTGFAEFLNTAPQNVHNWYTRGVPAHYMEEVARKLSINSEWLKTGEGPKDARHLRLHDEAGNTFDAQAIRGVYTVIEPTDIDLPVYKETATAPGSGKTHVIEDPGQSVRLPRNHLDSLEINHADAICTHMIGNSMAERIEDGSILAIDRGLTQIVDGEIYAIEHDGMLRIKYLHRMPGNALRLRSHNREQYPDEIFRAAQIEEQNIRVLGWVFWWSTLNRRRPEVPFL, encoded by the coding sequence ATGAAAAAGAACACTAGCGGCCCCCGCTTCAAAGCCCTCCTTGGGATGGCGAACATCACGACAACAGGGTTTGCCGAGTTCCTGAACACGGCCCCGCAAAATGTCCATAACTGGTACACCCGTGGTGTGCCCGCCCACTACATGGAAGAAGTCGCCCGCAAGCTGTCCATCAACAGTGAATGGCTGAAAACCGGCGAAGGTCCCAAGGACGCCCGGCACCTGCGCCTGCACGACGAAGCCGGCAATACCTTCGATGCCCAGGCCATTCGCGGCGTCTACACGGTCATCGAACCCACCGACATCGATCTCCCTGTCTACAAGGAAACCGCCACAGCCCCCGGCTCCGGTAAAACCCACGTCATCGAAGACCCCGGCCAATCCGTCCGACTGCCCCGCAACCACCTCGACTCGCTGGAAATCAACCACGCCGATGCCATCTGCACCCACATGATCGGCAACAGCATGGCCGAACGCATCGAAGACGGATCGATCCTGGCCATCGACCGCGGCCTGACCCAGATCGTCGATGGCGAGATCTACGCCATCGAGCATGACGGCATGCTGCGAATCAAATACCTGCATCGAATGCCGGGAAATGCGCTGCGATTGCGCAGCCATAATCGCGAGCAATACCCGGACGAGATCTTCCGGGCCGCTCAGATCGAGGAGCAGAACATCAGGGTATTGGGTTGGGTGTTCTGGTGGTCGACGCTGAACAGACGCAGACCGGAAGTGCCGTTCCTGTAG